One genomic window of Ziziphus jujuba cultivar Dongzao chromosome 4, ASM3175591v1 includes the following:
- the LOC107416349 gene encoding zinc finger BED domain-containing protein RICESLEEPER 1, whose product MDMSDAVIVKSTRLKSVVWNDFDRIKKGDTCVAVCRHCKKKLSGSSTSGTSHLRNHLIRCQRRSSHGITQLYAAREKKKEGTLSLTNFNLDQEQKKDEVLNLVNIRFEQDQMKEENINYVNTNFDQRRSRFDLARMIILHGYPLAMVEHVGFKVFVKNLQPLFELVTSERVEADCMEIYMKEKQKVNEVLDKLPGKICLSADMWATVDNAEYLCLTANYIDESWRLNKKILNFIRVDPSHTEDMHSEVIMTCLMDWDIDRKLFSMTFDNGSANDNIVARIRDRLSQNRFLYCEGQLFDVRCAVSVLVVLAQDVLAALSEVVHKVRESIRYVKSSQSVQSKFSDIAQELGIQSQKSLCLDNPLRWDSTYVMLETALEYREAFSALQESDPLYSMCPSDVEWDRTNIINGYLKLFVEVTNVFTRNKLATANVYFPEICDVYLQLNEWCKNSDDYISSLASRMKSKFEEYWERCSLGLAVAAILDPRFKMKLVEYYYKHIYDNSAPNRIDDVFESVKALYNEHSICLASLDQGLAWQVGGSAGCLPSSGRDSRDRLMGFDKFLHETSQSEGSKSDLDKYLEEPLFPRNAEFNILNWWKVHTPRYPILSMMARNVLGIPMSKVVSDSAFNTGARVIDRDWSSLNPVTIQALMCAQDWIRSELES is encoded by the coding sequence ATGGATATGTCAGATGCAGTAATTGTCAAATCAACGCGATTAAAATCGGTGGTATGGAATGACTTTGATAGGATTAAAAAAGGTGATACTTGTGTGGCTGTTTGTAGGCATTGCAAAAAGAAACTCAGTGGATCAAGTACTAGCGGAACATCACATTTGAGGAATCACTTAATTAGGTGTCAAAGAAGATCTTCACATGGCATAACTCAATTATATGCtgcaagagaaaagaaaaaggaaggaacTCTTAGCCTTACAAATTTCAATTTAGATCAAGAACAGAAGAAGGATGAAGTCCTTAACCTTGTGAACATAAGGTTTGAGCAGGACCAGATGAAAGAAGAAAACATTAATTATGTGAATACTAACTTTGATCAAAGGCGAAGTAGATTTGATCTTGCTCGTATGATCATTCTACATGGCTACCCATTGGCTATGGTTGAGCATGTTGGATTCAAAGTGTTTGTCAAAAATCTACAGCCATTGTTTGAGCTTGTCACGAGTGAGAGAGTTGAGGCTGACTGTATGGAAATCTAcatgaaagagaaacaaaaggTTAATGAAGTGTTGGATAAATTGCCTGGCAAAATCTGCCTTAGTGCTGACATGTGGGCTACTGTGGACAATGCTGAGTACTTGTGCTTAACGGCAAACTACATTGATGAATCATGGCGGCTAAATAAgaagatattaaattttattagggTTGATCCTTCTCATACAGAAGACATGCATTCAGAAGTTATCATGACTTGCCTAATGGATTGGGATATTGACCGAAAATTGTTTTCGATGACATTTGATAATGGTTCTGCCAATGACAACATTGTTGCTAGAATCAGAGATCGGCTGTCACAAAATAGATTCCTCTACTGTGAGGGTCAGCTTTTTGATGTACGCTGTGCTGTTAGCGTACTGGTAGTGTTGGCTCAGGATGTATTAGCAGCACTGAGTGAGGTTGTCCATAAGGTTAGAGAAAGCATTCGGTATGTAAAAAGCTCACAATCGGTACAATCAAAGTTTAGTGACATAGCTCAAGAACTTGGAATTCAGAGTCAGAAATCCTTATGCCTGGATAATCCGTTGCGTTGGGACTCAACATATGTCATGCTTGAAACTGCCTTAGAGTACCGGGAGGCATTTTCTGCTTTGCAAGAAAGTGATCCTCTATACAGCATGTGCCCATCCGATGTAGAGTGGGACAGAACTAATATCATCAATGGCTATTTGAAGCTCTTTGTGGAGGTTACTAATGTTTTCACAAGAAACAAGTTGGCAACTGCAAATGTGTATTTTCCCGAGATCTGTGATGTATACTTGCAGCTGAATGAATGGTGCAAGAATTCAGATGACTACATTAGTTCCTTAGCATCAAGGATGAAAAGCAAATTTGAAGAATATTGGGAGAGATGTAGCTTGGGTTTAGCTGTTGCAGCAATTCTAGATCCTCGATTCAAGATGAAACTGGTTGAGTATTACTATAAACATATTTACGATAATAGCGCTCCAAACCGCATCGATGATGTTTTTGAGTCTGTCAAGGCACTTTACAATGAACACTCCATATGCTTAGCTTCTCTTGATCAAGGACTGGCATGGCAAGTGGGTGGTAGTGCTGGCTGCTTACCTAGTTCCGGAAGGGACTCTAGGGATAGGCTGATGGGTTTCGACAAATTTCTCCATGAAACTTCTCAGAGTGAAGGATCAAAGTCAGACTTGGACAAGTATTTGGAGGAACCTCTGTTTCCTCGAAATGCAGAATTCAACATACTGAATTGGTGGAAAGTTCATACTCCTAGGTATCCAATACTATCAATGATGGCCCGAAATGTGTTGGGAATTCCCATGTCAAAAGTTGTATCAGATTCAGCATTCAATACTGGAGCAAGAGTGATTGATCGTGATTGGAGTTCACTCAACCCGGTCACCATCCAAGCTTTGATGTGTGCACAGGACTGGATAAGGAGTGAATTGGAAAGTTGA